A genomic window from Candidatus Methylacidiphilum fumarolicum includes:
- a CDS encoding thymidylate synthase gives MQIYLQLLEKVLKFGVLKKDRTGVGTYSIFGDQIRFDLTKGFPLLTTKKLHWKSIVYELLWFLRGDTNLAFLHQHGVTIWDEWADKNGNLGRIYGAQWRSWRGVNGKTVDQIGWVIEQIKKDPNSRRLIVSAWNPSELDEMALPPCHVLFQFYVNSPYLSCHLYQRSADVFLGVPFNIASYSLLTHLIAHVCGLIPKEFIQSFGDLHLYTTHVSQAKLQLQRSPRPLPTLQINPHLKSIDAVCFEDIELLNYDPYPPIKAAVAV, from the coding sequence ATGCAGATTTATCTTCAACTTTTAGAAAAAGTATTAAAATTTGGGGTCCTTAAAAAAGATAGGACGGGAGTAGGAACCTATTCTATTTTTGGAGATCAGATTCGTTTTGATCTTACCAAGGGATTCCCTCTGCTTACAACCAAAAAACTTCATTGGAAATCGATCGTCTACGAGCTCCTTTGGTTTTTGAGGGGAGACACTAACCTTGCCTTCCTTCATCAACATGGGGTCACTATTTGGGATGAATGGGCAGATAAAAACGGCAATCTTGGAAGAATCTACGGTGCCCAATGGAGAAGCTGGCGCGGTGTCAATGGAAAAACGGTCGATCAGATAGGATGGGTTATTGAACAAATCAAGAAAGATCCTAATAGCCGGCGGTTAATTGTTAGTGCTTGGAACCCTTCCGAATTAGATGAAATGGCACTTCCTCCTTGTCATGTTCTCTTTCAGTTTTATGTCAATAGCCCCTATCTTTCCTGTCACCTTTACCAAAGGAGCGCAGATGTTTTTCTAGGGGTACCCTTTAACATCGCTTCCTATTCTCTCCTTACACACCTCATAGCTCATGTCTGCGGGTTGATCCCTAAAGAGTTTATTCAGAGTTTTGGAGATCTTCATCTCTACACAACCCATGTGTCTCAAGCAAAATTACAGCTACAAAGATCCCCTAGGCCTTTACCAACTCTACAAATAAACCCACATCTCAAGTCCATCGATGCTGTGTGCTTTGAGGATATCGAGCTTTTGAACTATGATCCATATCCTCCAATAAAAGCAGCTGTCGCCGTCTAG
- a CDS encoding glutamate decarboxylase yields the protein MHTLFDNHNHDNLEEIIYPAYARRDMVEPVPKYQLPTKGMPPEVAAQIIRDELMLEGNPRLNLATFVTTWMEKEAKELIAETLDKNLIDKDEYPTTAEIEKRCVRMIAKLFHGAAHEKPIGTSTIGSSEAIMLAGLAMKWNWKKRQKKTGNSSTVPNLVMGTNVQVVWEKFCRYFEVEPRMIPVVPGSYSTNPENVASYLDENTIGVVAILGTTYTGEFEPIEQIHEVIKDFSITNGVKIPLHIDAASGGFVAPFIHPELQWDFRLPLVESINVSGHKYGLVYPGIGWVIWRSEASLPEELIFKVNYLGGELPTFTLNFSRSGSQVIAQYYNFLRLGKEGYTNIFKAMQAISLHLADQIDSLGIFHMISRGKDIPVICFEIKTEEPFTVFDLSYRLREKGWQIPAYFMPPNAQNIAVMRIVIREGFSRDMADMLFKDIKTSVDELRSRTHRHPPKKSLRFIH from the coding sequence ATGCACACACTATTCGACAATCATAACCACGACAATCTAGAAGAAATTATTTACCCAGCGTATGCAAGGCGGGATATGGTCGAGCCCGTTCCAAAGTATCAACTGCCCACTAAAGGCATGCCACCCGAGGTAGCCGCTCAAATTATAAGAGATGAATTAATGCTCGAAGGCAATCCACGACTTAATTTAGCTACCTTTGTGACGACATGGATGGAAAAAGAGGCAAAAGAACTCATAGCCGAAACATTGGATAAAAACTTAATAGACAAGGATGAATATCCCACAACGGCTGAAATAGAGAAAAGATGTGTCCGGATGATCGCCAAACTTTTTCATGGTGCCGCTCATGAAAAACCCATTGGGACCTCAACAATAGGCTCTTCCGAAGCCATTATGCTTGCTGGATTGGCCATGAAATGGAATTGGAAAAAAAGACAAAAGAAAACAGGGAATTCCTCCACTGTGCCTAATCTGGTTATGGGAACCAATGTTCAGGTAGTTTGGGAAAAATTTTGCAGATACTTCGAGGTGGAGCCACGCATGATTCCTGTTGTTCCAGGCAGTTACTCAACAAATCCAGAGAATGTGGCTTCGTATTTAGATGAAAATACAATAGGGGTTGTTGCTATCCTAGGAACGACTTATACAGGAGAGTTTGAACCAATTGAACAAATCCATGAGGTCATCAAGGATTTCTCCATAACCAATGGGGTTAAAATTCCCCTGCATATCGATGCCGCCAGTGGTGGGTTTGTTGCTCCCTTTATTCATCCAGAGCTTCAATGGGATTTCCGACTTCCTCTGGTCGAATCTATAAATGTTTCTGGTCATAAATATGGGCTGGTTTATCCTGGAATAGGATGGGTCATTTGGAGAAGTGAAGCGTCCTTACCTGAAGAACTCATTTTCAAAGTCAATTATCTTGGGGGTGAACTTCCCACATTTACCTTGAATTTTTCAAGGTCTGGAAGCCAGGTCATCGCCCAATATTATAATTTTCTTAGATTAGGGAAAGAAGGGTATACGAATATTTTCAAAGCTATGCAGGCTATCAGTCTCCATTTGGCTGATCAAATTGATTCCCTTGGAATATTCCATATGATCAGTCGAGGCAAAGACATCCCTGTTATCTGTTTTGAGATAAAGACCGAAGAGCCTTTTACCGTATTTGACCTTTCATACAGGCTTAGAGAAAAAGGATGGCAGATCCCTGCTTATTTTATGCCTCCAAATGCACAAAATATCGCGGTCATGCGAATCGTTATCCGGGAAGGCTTTTCTAGAGACATGGCAGATATGCTTTTTAAGGATATTAAAACCTCGGTTGATGAGCTCCGATCAAGGACCCACAGGCATCCACCAAAAAAATCTCTCCGATTTATTCATTGA
- the mutS gene encoding DNA mismatch repair protein MutS, producing the protein MKEKENLTPMMRQYWEIKQKLPPDVLLLFRLGDFFELFLDDAKEGARILNLVLTQRQGVPMCGVPVENIEGYVSKLVKAGKRVALCDQMEQPKPGQLVKREIVRILSPGSNGYSSNLDPKEHQFCMSLYRWKKKFGIALMDITTGLFLSGQLENEKEIMELVNRYGPVEVILAEGAECSFIRQNEHGKELIEGISQECYVHRYFPWAFDLEEAKNFLMAHFKVSSLDGYGLREMDAAICAAGALLRYFSEVLHQSISHIVTILQLSNSEVLWLDSIAQKTLEVIQANSKSGKSLFHAIDKTLTPGGGRLLRRWLSEPSRCLPVIQERQQAIALWINQQQKREQLREILKKIGDLERLLSKVSQGYVNPRELLSLKESLQRLPLITELLSSIQDEKLRAMAQDISIEKDMVAELDKALEENPPFSIKEGGIIKKGYCEQLDELRELSEQGQKLLIDFEQQEREKTGIKTLKIKYNQVFGYLIEISHAQAKSVPSYYERRQTLANVERFITRELKEIEQKILGSKNRANELEQELFSKLREKISLRIPVLQKTVDVINKLDVFSSLASLAQEKRYCRPSMVDEPIIEIEEGRHPIVEQCLPSEDFVPNSTFLGPDSRILILTGPNMAGKSTYIRQVALICLLAHTGSFVPAKRAKIGLLDRIFTRIGSSDDLSMGQSTFLVEMNETANILHNATERSLVILDEVGRGTSTFDGLSLAWAIVEDLYKTNKSLTLFATHYHELAKLADFYPEIKNYSMAVVETTENVVFLRKVVQGSMNKSYGIQVAKLAGIPERVIEKAKKILSLMESDKKKKTVPKKLKEESESPSLFPHLFDQKE; encoded by the coding sequence ATGAAAGAAAAAGAAAATTTGACTCCCATGATGCGGCAGTATTGGGAAATCAAGCAAAAACTGCCTCCCGATGTGCTTCTTCTCTTTCGTTTAGGAGATTTTTTTGAACTGTTCTTAGATGATGCTAAAGAAGGAGCCAGGATCCTTAATCTCGTATTGACCCAGCGGCAGGGGGTGCCGATGTGTGGGGTGCCTGTGGAAAATATCGAAGGCTATGTTTCGAAACTAGTCAAGGCAGGCAAAAGAGTGGCTTTATGTGATCAGATGGAACAACCCAAACCTGGACAACTTGTCAAAAGGGAAATCGTTAGAATCCTATCCCCTGGCAGTAACGGCTATAGTTCTAACCTTGATCCTAAAGAACACCAGTTTTGCATGAGTTTGTACCGTTGGAAAAAGAAATTTGGCATTGCTTTAATGGATATTACAACAGGTCTTTTCCTTTCTGGACAGCTGGAGAACGAAAAAGAGATTATGGAGTTAGTAAACCGCTATGGCCCTGTAGAAGTTATCCTAGCTGAAGGAGCCGAATGTTCATTTATACGACAGAACGAGCATGGCAAAGAGCTCATTGAAGGGATTAGCCAAGAATGTTATGTGCATCGATATTTTCCCTGGGCTTTCGATTTAGAAGAAGCGAAAAATTTTTTAATGGCCCATTTTAAGGTTTCCTCTTTAGATGGCTATGGGCTTAGAGAGATGGACGCTGCGATTTGTGCTGCAGGAGCTTTGCTTCGCTATTTCAGTGAGGTGCTTCATCAAAGCATTTCCCATATTGTTACAATCCTTCAGCTCTCAAATAGTGAAGTCCTTTGGCTCGACTCCATTGCTCAAAAGACGTTGGAGGTCATCCAAGCCAATTCTAAATCTGGCAAAAGTCTTTTCCATGCCATAGACAAGACATTGACTCCTGGCGGAGGCAGGCTTCTTAGGAGGTGGCTTTCTGAGCCTTCAAGATGCCTTCCTGTCATTCAAGAAAGACAACAAGCCATAGCCCTTTGGATCAACCAGCAACAAAAAAGAGAGCAGCTGCGTGAGATCCTTAAAAAAATTGGGGATCTGGAAAGACTGCTTTCCAAAGTTTCTCAAGGCTATGTGAATCCAAGGGAACTGTTGAGCCTCAAAGAGTCGTTGCAAAGACTCCCACTCATCACTGAATTGCTCTCGAGTATCCAAGATGAAAAGTTAAGGGCCATGGCCCAGGACATTTCCATTGAAAAAGATATGGTTGCAGAGCTTGACAAGGCGCTGGAAGAAAATCCTCCTTTTTCCATAAAAGAAGGAGGGATAATCAAAAAAGGATATTGTGAGCAACTGGATGAGCTTCGGGAATTGTCCGAACAGGGACAAAAGTTATTGATCGATTTTGAGCAGCAGGAAAGAGAAAAAACTGGTATTAAGACTCTCAAAATCAAATACAATCAAGTCTTTGGATATTTGATAGAGATAAGCCATGCGCAGGCGAAATCTGTTCCCTCCTATTATGAAAGGCGGCAGACGCTAGCCAATGTCGAACGTTTTATTACTAGAGAACTGAAGGAAATTGAACAGAAGATTCTGGGATCAAAAAATCGGGCTAATGAATTAGAACAAGAACTCTTTTCTAAATTAAGAGAGAAAATTAGCCTTAGAATCCCTGTTCTCCAAAAAACGGTCGATGTGATCAACAAGCTTGATGTTTTTTCTTCCCTTGCTTCTTTAGCTCAAGAAAAAAGATACTGTAGGCCATCAATGGTAGACGAACCTATAATAGAGATCGAGGAGGGTAGACATCCCATTGTCGAACAGTGCCTTCCTTCAGAAGACTTCGTTCCCAATTCAACATTTCTTGGGCCGGACAGTAGAATTTTGATACTCACTGGGCCAAACATGGCTGGGAAAAGTACCTATATTAGACAGGTAGCGCTCATTTGTCTTTTAGCCCATACTGGTTCTTTTGTTCCTGCCAAACGAGCCAAAATTGGGCTTTTAGACAGAATTTTTACCCGTATAGGCTCTAGCGATGATTTGTCTATGGGCCAGAGCACTTTTCTTGTGGAAATGAACGAAACAGCGAACATCCTTCATAATGCCACAGAGAGAAGTTTAGTAATCCTGGATGAAGTAGGAAGGGGAACAAGTACCTTCGATGGATTATCTCTTGCATGGGCTATAGTGGAAGATTTGTATAAGACCAATAAATCTCTGACTCTTTTTGCTACCCATTATCACGAGTTAGCCAAGTTAGCTGATTTTTATCCTGAAATTAAAAACTATTCCATGGCTGTGGTGGAAACAACTGAGAATGTAGTTTTCTTAAGAAAAGTGGTCCAAGGGAGCATGAATAAAAGCTATGGGATTCAAGTTGCAAAGCTTGCTGGAATCCCAGAAAGAGTGATAGAGAAAGCAAAAAAAATCCTCTCCTTGATGGAATCAGATAAAAAAAAGAAAACGGTTCCCAAAAAACTAAAAGAGGAATCTGAAAGCCCATCGTTGTTTCCTCATCTATTCGATCAAAAGGAATGA
- a CDS encoding DUF423 domain-containing protein — MNNIKMALPAFLGGLAVIMGAYGAHGLKPAVQESHFIEMWKTAVQYHFIHVLALLFIGNQRKGFWIPFFLFFLGIVFFSGSLYTLVLSKSFYWAKFTPIGGGCFIFGWLWLGFEALFKRNISA, encoded by the coding sequence ATGAACAATATTAAAATGGCACTTCCTGCTTTTCTAGGTGGTTTAGCTGTTATTATGGGAGCCTATGGGGCTCATGGGCTTAAGCCCGCTGTCCAGGAATCCCATTTCATAGAAATGTGGAAAACAGCCGTCCAATATCATTTTATTCATGTCTTAGCTCTCCTATTTATTGGAAATCAAAGAAAAGGCTTTTGGATTCCTTTCTTTTTATTTTTTCTGGGGATTGTTTTTTTTAGTGGCTCACTTTATACTTTAGTTCTATCGAAGTCATTCTATTGGGCGAAGTTTACTCCAATTGGAGGGGGATGTTTTATCTTTGGATGGTTATGGTTAGGATTTGAAGCCCTCTTTAAAAGAAATATTTCTGCATGA
- a CDS encoding fatty acid desaturase family protein, which translates to MIPQHIPIRSTNPETTIHSWKAKVLAYQKPSLWKSLWQLANTLIPYAALWYLIYLSLPVSVFLVLPLVVLCAAFQIRIFSLFHDCCHGSFFKSKKANEIIGTFLGILVFTPYHHWKWEHSIHHGNAGNLDRRGVGDMWTWTVKEYLASPWWRKLGYRILRHPLFLFGISPLVLFLIKYRFASKNAGKKARLSVLITNVGILALCVSLGFFFGWQKYIPIQLLIVFLAGSAGIWLFYVQHQFEDVYWERGKKWDFQSVALEGSSFYKLPKILEWITASIGYHHVHHLSPQIPNYLLKQCHKNEPIFEKAKTLTLLSSLRTLNLHLWDEDQRKMVSFKFLRTYSPSKS; encoded by the coding sequence ATGATTCCTCAACATATTCCTATTCGCAGTACAAATCCTGAAACAACTATCCATTCCTGGAAAGCCAAAGTTCTTGCCTACCAAAAGCCTTCCCTATGGAAAAGTCTCTGGCAACTGGCCAACACACTCATTCCTTATGCAGCGCTCTGGTATCTCATTTATTTAAGTCTTCCAGTGTCAGTTTTTCTTGTTTTGCCTCTTGTTGTGCTGTGTGCGGCTTTCCAAATCCGTATATTTTCTCTGTTCCATGATTGCTGCCATGGCTCCTTTTTTAAGTCGAAGAAAGCCAATGAAATCATTGGTACCTTCCTTGGCATTCTAGTGTTTACTCCTTACCATCATTGGAAATGGGAACATTCCATTCATCATGGCAATGCGGGAAACCTTGACAGAAGAGGCGTTGGGGATATGTGGACATGGACGGTCAAAGAATACTTGGCCTCCCCATGGTGGCGGAAGTTAGGCTATCGAATACTTCGCCATCCCCTGTTTTTGTTTGGAATTTCTCCGCTTGTTCTTTTTCTTATTAAATACCGGTTTGCTTCAAAAAACGCAGGGAAAAAAGCGCGGCTATCCGTTTTGATTACAAATGTTGGTATTTTAGCCCTATGCGTATCTCTTGGATTTTTCTTTGGTTGGCAAAAATATATTCCTATCCAACTACTGATTGTTTTTCTTGCAGGTTCCGCAGGTATTTGGCTTTTTTATGTCCAACATCAATTTGAAGATGTTTATTGGGAAAGAGGGAAAAAATGGGATTTTCAATCTGTTGCTCTAGAAGGAAGTTCTTTTTATAAACTTCCAAAGATTTTAGAATGGATTACCGCCAGTATTGGTTATCACCATGTCCATCATTTAAGTCCCCAAATACCCAATTATTTGTTAAAACAATGCCACAAAAACGAACCCATCTTTGAAAAAGCAAAGACTCTGACTCTTCTCTCTAGTTTGAGAACTCTAAACCTGCATCTTTGGGATGAAGACCAAAGAAAAATGGTTAGTTTCAAATTTCTTAGAACTTATTCTCCTTCAAAAAGTTAA
- a CDS encoding Ppx/GppA phosphatase family protein: MILSQQNPSIENNSGSNSFCEYSGNRDYFAVYDIGSNTIKFLTARKKDEKTIDFLLHLSYTTRLADKLFFTGELSQDAIHRTLDILRHLRMRADNLKVGSRIAAATSAVRDSKNRKKFLKEAEEVLGHKILLLSGEDEAKTIYRGVSSDPSLQGKDNLLTVLDVGGGSSEWICGKDKKPERFLSLPLGAIRIKDRFITEYPVGTKTVAHMLLCLEKQLKEQLKDFKNYSQHIIGTGGTVAAMANMFQESPKEDFLKTHLYAMGTDAIQKKIEELSRYDLTKLATVPGLPQSRIEIIIPGMAVVFSTLSVLGANSITSSIRGLRYGLLDLLMSESSKL, from the coding sequence ATGATCCTTTCTCAGCAAAATCCTTCTATTGAAAACAATTCAGGGTCAAATTCTTTTTGTGAGTATTCAGGAAATCGGGACTATTTTGCCGTTTATGATATTGGAAGCAATACAATAAAATTTCTAACAGCAAGGAAGAAAGACGAAAAAACTATCGATTTTCTTTTGCATCTGAGTTATACGACAAGACTTGCTGATAAGCTCTTTTTCACAGGAGAACTTTCTCAGGATGCCATTCATAGAACCCTAGATATCTTGCGACACCTTCGAATGCGGGCTGATAATTTAAAAGTAGGTAGTCGCATAGCCGCAGCGACCAGTGCCGTACGAGACAGTAAAAATAGGAAAAAATTTCTAAAAGAAGCCGAAGAGGTGCTTGGTCATAAAATCCTTTTGTTAAGTGGAGAGGACGAAGCAAAAACCATCTATAGAGGCGTCAGTTCTGATCCTTCCCTTCAGGGGAAGGATAACCTTCTAACGGTCCTTGACGTGGGCGGAGGAAGTTCGGAATGGATTTGTGGCAAAGATAAAAAACCAGAACGATTTCTAAGCCTTCCTTTGGGAGCCATCCGAATCAAAGACCGGTTTATTACAGAGTATCCTGTTGGCACAAAAACTGTGGCTCACATGCTGCTTTGTTTGGAAAAACAGTTAAAAGAACAGTTAAAGGATTTTAAAAACTACAGTCAGCACATCATTGGAACTGGCGGGACAGTTGCAGCCATGGCAAATATGTTTCAAGAATCTCCAAAAGAAGATTTTTTGAAAACGCATCTTTATGCAATGGGAACAGATGCCATTCAAAAAAAAATAGAAGAGCTTTCTCGCTATGATTTAACAAAACTTGCTACTGTTCCTGGATTACCTCAAAGTCGGATTGAAATCATTATCCCTGGAATGGCTGTTGTTTTTTCAACATTATCTGTTTTAGGAGCAAACTCCATTACCTCCAGTATCCGCGGGTTACGCTATGGCCTTCTTGATTTACTAATGAGTGAATCCAGCAAACTTTAA
- the clpB gene encoding ATP-dependent chaperone ClpB, which translates to MNRFTEKAQEAIAESQAIATKYGHQVVDVEHLLEALITQEGGLVPRILERCGVPLKLLREELENELEKFPRITGTAATTGSYISQRFSELLVKAREEAKRLKDEYVSVEHLLLAMLEESSKTVVARLFKSHGLDRETLLRVLTEVRGSQRVTSPNPEVTYEALEKYGRDLTKLAELGKLDPVIGRDAEIRRTIQVLCRRTKNNPVLIGEPGVGKTAIVEGIAQRIVKGDVPESLKNRRIVALDMGALIAGAKYRGEFEERLKAVLKEISSAQGQIILFIDEIHTVVGAGKAEGAIDAGNMLKPMLARGELHCIGATTLDEYRKYIEKDAALERRFQPVLVEEPTVEDTISILRGLKNRYEVHHGVRIQDAALVAAAVLSHRYISDRFLPDKAIDLVDEAAAKLKTEMESMPEELESLERKVLQLEIEREALRKEKDEASQKRLEELEKELAELRSERDRMRANWEAEKGSIMELQHLREELQKAEQEIEKAQREYDLNKVAELRYGKIPTLTKQIQELESKISEEDGSKHRMIQEEVTPDLIAEIVSRWTGIPVARLLEGEKEKLLKLDQILHKRVVGQDEAVNAVVDAILRARSGLKDPKRPIGSFIFLGPTGVGKTELARSLAEALFDSEENMIRLDMSEYMEKHTVARLIGAPPGYVGFEEGGQLTEAVRRKPYSVLLLDEIEKAHPEVFNLFLQILEDGRLTDGHGRTVDFKNTIIIMTSNIGSVYLTESALMGGTIREDVRTKIMEELRAVFRPEFLNRIDEVVIFKPLSLNEIKQIVDLQLVLIKNRLLEKYIALELSESAKEHLAHEGYSPIYGARPLRRILQREIETPLSRKIIAGEIVEHDHVFVDFKDGKLHFEIRKS; encoded by the coding sequence ATGAACCGATTTACAGAAAAAGCACAGGAAGCGATTGCAGAATCTCAGGCAATTGCGACAAAGTATGGTCATCAAGTTGTAGATGTTGAACATTTATTAGAAGCTCTAATAACCCAAGAAGGAGGCCTTGTCCCAAGAATTCTCGAAAGATGCGGTGTTCCTTTAAAGTTGCTTCGAGAAGAGCTAGAAAACGAACTAGAAAAGTTTCCTCGTATTACTGGGACAGCTGCGACCACTGGTAGTTATATTAGTCAACGTTTCAGCGAGCTCTTAGTTAAAGCTAGAGAAGAGGCCAAAAGGCTTAAAGATGAATATGTCAGTGTCGAGCATCTCCTGTTGGCCATGCTCGAAGAATCTTCTAAAACCGTCGTAGCTAGGCTCTTTAAATCCCACGGCTTAGATAGAGAGACTCTCTTGCGAGTGCTTACTGAAGTGCGGGGCTCCCAAAGAGTGACTTCACCTAACCCAGAGGTTACCTATGAAGCTTTGGAAAAATATGGCAGGGATTTGACCAAACTTGCCGAACTAGGAAAACTCGATCCGGTGATTGGAAGGGATGCTGAAATTCGAAGAACGATTCAGGTTTTGTGCCGTCGAACGAAAAACAATCCCGTGTTGATTGGTGAACCTGGAGTAGGAAAAACAGCTATAGTGGAAGGGATAGCTCAAAGAATTGTGAAGGGGGATGTGCCCGAAAGCCTCAAGAATCGACGGATCGTTGCTCTGGATATGGGAGCATTGATTGCAGGAGCAAAATATCGTGGAGAGTTTGAAGAAAGGCTAAAAGCTGTCCTCAAAGAGATTAGTTCAGCGCAAGGACAAATTATTCTTTTCATTGATGAAATTCATACGGTTGTGGGGGCGGGCAAAGCGGAAGGAGCTATTGATGCAGGGAACATGCTTAAGCCAATGTTGGCACGGGGAGAACTTCATTGTATTGGAGCAACCACGCTGGACGAGTATCGAAAATACATAGAAAAAGATGCAGCTCTTGAAAGAAGATTTCAGCCCGTATTGGTAGAAGAACCCACTGTTGAGGATACCATCTCTATTCTTCGGGGGCTGAAAAACCGCTACGAAGTCCATCATGGAGTAAGAATCCAAGACGCTGCTCTAGTTGCTGCTGCTGTGTTGTCTCATCGCTATATTTCAGATCGTTTTCTGCCAGATAAGGCTATTGATCTTGTTGATGAAGCGGCTGCCAAGCTAAAGACAGAAATGGAAAGCATGCCCGAAGAACTAGAGTCTTTGGAAAGGAAAGTTCTGCAATTAGAAATAGAAAGGGAGGCCTTAAGAAAAGAAAAGGATGAAGCTTCTCAGAAAAGGTTGGAAGAACTAGAAAAGGAGTTAGCAGAATTAAGGTCTGAAAGAGATCGAATGAGAGCCAACTGGGAAGCAGAAAAAGGGTCGATTATGGAGCTTCAGCATCTTAGAGAAGAATTACAAAAGGCTGAACAGGAAATTGAAAAAGCTCAAAGAGAATATGATTTGAATAAAGTGGCCGAATTGCGTTATGGGAAAATTCCGACCCTTACGAAACAGATCCAAGAGCTTGAATCAAAAATATCGGAAGAGGACGGCTCCAAACATCGGATGATCCAAGAAGAGGTGACCCCAGATTTGATTGCTGAAATTGTTTCTCGCTGGACAGGTATTCCGGTAGCTCGGCTTCTAGAAGGAGAAAAAGAAAAGCTACTCAAACTGGATCAGATCCTTCACAAGAGGGTTGTTGGACAAGATGAAGCCGTCAATGCAGTAGTGGATGCTATTCTTAGAGCCCGCTCAGGCCTGAAAGATCCGAAGCGACCCATTGGTTCTTTTATATTTTTGGGGCCAACAGGAGTAGGAAAGACAGAATTGGCGCGTTCTCTTGCCGAAGCTCTTTTCGATAGTGAAGAAAACATGATCCGACTGGATATGAGTGAATATATGGAAAAGCATACGGTGGCGCGCCTCATTGGAGCTCCTCCTGGTTATGTCGGATTTGAGGAAGGCGGACAACTAACGGAAGCGGTTCGCAGAAAACCCTATTCGGTACTTTTGCTGGATGAAATAGAGAAAGCGCATCCGGAGGTTTTCAATCTTTTCTTACAAATTTTGGAGGATGGTCGGCTAACCGATGGTCATGGCAGAACGGTCGATTTTAAAAACACCATTATTATAATGACTTCTAACATTGGAAGTGTGTATCTGACAGAATCGGCCTTAATGGGGGGAACTATAAGGGAGGATGTTAGAACAAAAATCATGGAGGAATTACGAGCTGTTTTTCGACCTGAATTTTTGAATCGAATTGACGAAGTTGTTATTTTTAAGCCTTTGAGTTTAAACGAAATCAAACAAATTGTCGATTTACAGCTGGTACTCATTAAAAACAGGCTTCTTGAAAAATATATTGCATTGGAACTAAGTGAGAGCGCAAAGGAACATCTGGCACATGAAGGCTACAGTCCCATTTATGGAGCAAGGCCTCTTCGAAGAATTCTTCAAAGAGAGATCGAAACTCCCCTTTCTAGAAAAATAATTGCAGGAGAGATTGTCGAACATGACCATGTTTTCGTTGACTTCAAAGATGGAAAGCTACATTTTGAAATAAGGAAATCCTAG